A region of Acipenser ruthenus chromosome 51, fAciRut3.2 maternal haplotype, whole genome shotgun sequence DNA encodes the following proteins:
- the LOC117398600 gene encoding cofilin-2-like: protein MASGVTVTDNVIQVFNDMKVRKSQTQDEIKKRKKAVLFCLSDDKKNIILEEGKEILVGDVGESVDDPYLTFVKMLPDNDCRYALYDATYETKETKKEDLVFIFWAPENAPLKSKMIYASSKDAIKKKFTGIKHEWQVNGLDEIRDRATLAEKLGGSTVVTLEGSPV from the exons ATG GCATCCGGAGTCACCGTCACAGACAACGTCATCCAGGTCTTCAACGACATGAAGGTGCGCAAGTCCCAGACGCAAGACGAGATCAAGAAGAGGAAGAAGGCGGTGCTGTTCTGCCTGAGCGACGACAAGAAGAACATCATCCTGGAGGAAGGGAAGGAGATCCTGGTGGGAGACGTGGGGGAGAGCGTGGACGACCCCTACCTGACCTTCGTCAAGATGCTGCCCGACAACGACTGCCGCTACGCGCTCTACGACGCCACGTACGAGACCAAGGAGACCAAGAAGGAGGACCTGGTCTTCATCTTCTG GGCCCCAGAAAACGCCCCCCTGAAGAGTAAAATGATCTACGCCAGCTCGAAGGATGCCATTAAAAAGAAATTCACAG GTATTAAACACGAGTGGCAGGTGAACGGTCTGGATGAGATCCGAGACAGGGCGACCCTGGCAGAGAAGCTGGGTGGTAGCACTGTGGTAACCTTGGAGGGGTCCCCTGTGTGA